A stretch of Pseudomonas sp. LRP2-20 DNA encodes these proteins:
- a CDS encoding glutamine synthetase family protein: MTAEGFLEGRRLQMARGVLLQCIMGGYPPARFYGSDDGDLALVAEPAQIHRLPWSEEGLALAICDANELDGRPSGLSTRGQLKAVIARYAALGLAPVVATELEFFVFAPNTDPQQPFLPPVGKDGRRELGHSAFSVSSNNGLRPFFQEVYQCMAALGLPRDTFMHEMGVSQFEINLLHGDPLLLADQTFLFKHLLKEVALKHGLNVVCMAKPLAHTPGSSMHIHQSLVEIASGRNLFNDEQGQPTDTFYHFIGGQQACMADFTALFAPNVNSYQRLCHPYASPNNACWSEDNRAAGLRIPASAPVARRVENRLPGADANPYLAIAASLAAGLHGIEQRLQPTPAIQGEFEVPEHLSLPCTLHAALERLKRSTLARELFGSEFIEGYIASKTLELTDFFNEITPWERRVLAAQA, from the coding sequence ATGACTGCCGAAGGCTTCCTCGAAGGCCGCCGCCTGCAGATGGCCCGGGGCGTGCTGTTGCAATGCATCATGGGCGGCTACCCGCCGGCGCGCTTCTACGGCAGCGACGACGGCGACCTGGCACTGGTCGCGGAACCTGCGCAGATCCACCGCCTGCCGTGGAGCGAGGAGGGCCTGGCACTGGCCATCTGTGACGCCAACGAACTCGATGGCCGGCCTTCGGGGCTGTCGACGCGGGGGCAGCTCAAGGCCGTGATCGCCCGCTACGCCGCCCTGGGCCTGGCACCGGTGGTGGCGACCGAGCTGGAGTTCTTCGTCTTCGCCCCCAACACCGATCCGCAGCAACCCTTCCTGCCACCGGTTGGCAAGGATGGCCGCCGCGAGCTTGGTCATTCGGCGTTCAGCGTCAGCTCCAACAATGGCCTGCGCCCGTTCTTCCAGGAGGTCTACCAGTGCATGGCGGCCCTGGGCCTGCCCCGCGACACCTTCATGCATGAAATGGGCGTGAGCCAGTTCGAGATCAACCTGTTGCACGGCGACCCGCTGTTGCTGGCCGATCAGACCTTTCTGTTCAAGCACCTGCTCAAGGAGGTGGCGCTCAAGCACGGCCTGAACGTGGTGTGCATGGCCAAACCGCTGGCACATACACCTGGCAGCTCCATGCACATCCATCAGAGCCTGGTGGAAATCGCCAGCGGGCGTAACCTGTTCAACGACGAGCAGGGCCAGCCGACCGATACCTTCTACCATTTCATTGGCGGCCAGCAGGCGTGCATGGCCGACTTCACCGCGCTGTTCGCACCCAACGTCAACTCCTACCAGCGGCTGTGCCATCCGTATGCCTCGCCGAACAATGCCTGCTGGTCCGAGGACAACCGTGCTGCCGGCCTGCGCATTCCGGCCAGTGCCCCGGTGGCCCGGCGGGTGGAAAACCGCCTGCCCGGCGCCGATGCCAACCCCTACCTGGCTATCGCCGCCAGCCTGGCCGCCGGCCTGCACGGCATCGAGCAGCGCCTGCAGCCAACCCCGGCGATCCAGGGTGAGTTCGAGGTGCCGGAGCACCTGAGCCTGCCGTGCACCTTGCATGCGGCCCTTGAGCGCCTCAAGCGCAGCACCCTGGCGCGGGAACTGTTCGGCAGCGAGTTCATCGAAGGCTACATCGCCAGCAAGACCCTCGAACTGACGGACTTCTTCAACGAAATCACGCCATGGGAGCGGCGCGTGCTGGCGGCGCAGGCCTGA
- a CDS encoding MFS transporter: MRNIWKPFQSLYFAALMMLIGSGLLSTYLALRLAADHVDSLWVGALMAANYFGLAVGGKVGHRLIGRVGHIRAYATCAGIVGAAVLGHGLTSWLPVWVGLRMIVGLGMMCQYMVIESWLNEQADAKHRGAVFSGYMIASYLGLVLGQLILVVHPQLGPELLMLVAMCFALCLVPVAMTRRIHPAPLRPAPMEPKFFIKRVPQSLSTVLGSGLIVGSFYGLAPLYASSQGMSTEQIGLFMGCCIFAGLLVQWPLGWLSDRYDRAVLIRSVAVGLALASAPLAILPSVPLEALFAIGFVISLLQFCLYPLAVAFSNDHVESERRVSLTAMLLVTYGVGACIGPLAAGVLMKVLGAQMLYAFFAFFALVLVWRIRPKAVTGLHQVQDAPLGHVAMPAAGSPLSAALDPRVDEQTVQEVMQAPVAAEDTEAEEQKGAKAATEAEAEVDKSS; this comes from the coding sequence ATGCGAAACATCTGGAAGCCCTTTCAGTCGTTGTATTTCGCCGCCTTGATGATGTTGATCGGCTCAGGCCTGCTCAGTACCTACCTGGCGCTGCGCCTGGCGGCCGATCATGTCGACAGCCTGTGGGTGGGTGCGCTGATGGCGGCCAACTACTTCGGCCTGGCCGTGGGCGGCAAGGTTGGCCACCGGCTGATCGGCCGGGTCGGGCACATCCGTGCCTATGCCACCTGTGCCGGTATCGTCGGCGCTGCGGTGCTGGGCCATGGGCTGACCAGCTGGTTGCCGGTGTGGGTCGGGTTGAGGATGATCGTCGGCCTGGGGATGATGTGCCAGTACATGGTCATCGAGAGCTGGCTCAACGAGCAGGCCGATGCCAAGCACCGCGGTGCGGTGTTCAGCGGCTACATGATCGCTTCCTACCTTGGCCTGGTGCTCGGCCAGCTGATTCTGGTGGTGCACCCGCAACTGGGCCCGGAACTGCTGATGCTGGTCGCCATGTGCTTCGCCCTGTGCCTGGTGCCGGTGGCGATGACCCGGCGCATCCACCCGGCGCCGTTGCGCCCGGCACCGATGGAGCCGAAGTTCTTCATCAAGCGGGTGCCGCAGTCGCTCAGTACGGTGCTTGGCTCGGGGCTGATCGTCGGGTCGTTCTATGGCCTGGCGCCGCTGTATGCCTCCAGCCAGGGGATGTCGACCGAACAGATCGGTCTGTTCATGGGGTGCTGCATCTTTGCCGGGCTGCTGGTGCAGTGGCCGTTGGGCTGGTTGTCCGATCGCTATGACCGTGCGGTGCTGATCCGTAGCGTCGCAGTGGGCCTGGCGCTGGCTTCGGCACCGTTGGCGATTTTGCCGAGCGTGCCGCTGGAGGCGCTGTTCGCCATCGGCTTCGTGATTTCGCTGTTGCAGTTCTGCCTGTACCCACTGGCGGTGGCGTTTTCCAATGACCACGTCGAGAGCGAGCGACGAGTGTCACTGACCGCCATGCTGCTGGTCACCTACGGCGTGGGCGCCTGTATCGGGCCGCTGGCTGCGGGGGTGCTGATGAAGGTATTGGGGGCGCAGATGCTCTATGCGTTCTTCGCGTTCTTCGCCCTGGTGCTGGTGTGGCGCATTCGGCCGAAGGCGGTTACCGGGCTGCACCAGGTGCAGGATGCGCCGCTGGGCCACGTGGCCATGCCGGCGGCTGGTTCGCCACTGTCGGCGGCGCTCGACCCGCGGGTGGATGAGCAGACTGTGCAGGAGGTGATGCAGGCGCCGGTGGCGGCGGAAGATACCGAGGCCGAGGAGCAGAAGGGGGCAAAGGCGGCCACCGAGGCAGAGGCCGAAGTGGACAAGTCAAGTTGA
- a CDS encoding flagellar brake protein — protein sequence MFNETDAPQPPKVLTTPLEIAANLRQLQDSHDPLIITFHERSQRFQSYVVHVDRDSNTLALDEMIPRDGEKFIENGEPFRVEGFHDGVRIAWECNHELKISEVDGHRCYRGAMPQEMTYHQRRNAFRAALKLSQLVDIILDGSYLKGNGALRGKLLDISATGCKLRFEGNVEDRLQLGQVYERFKASNPLGLVDTMVELRHLHYEERINTTFAGVRFHNLNGQAQRKIESFVYQLQREARRFDKDDY from the coding sequence GTGTTCAATGAAACCGATGCCCCGCAACCGCCAAAGGTGCTGACCACGCCCTTGGAGATCGCGGCCAACCTGCGCCAGCTGCAAGACAGCCATGATCCGTTGATCATCACTTTCCACGAGCGCAGCCAGCGGTTCCAGAGCTACGTGGTACACGTGGACCGTGACAGCAACACCCTGGCACTTGACGAGATGATCCCGCGCGACGGCGAAAAATTCATCGAGAACGGCGAACCGTTCCGCGTCGAAGGCTTCCACGACGGCGTGCGCATCGCCTGGGAATGCAATCACGAGCTGAAGATCAGCGAAGTCGACGGCCACCGCTGCTACCGCGGCGCGATGCCGCAAGAGATGACCTACCACCAGCGCCGCAATGCCTTCCGCGCCGCACTGAAGCTGTCGCAACTGGTCGACATCATTCTCGACGGCAGCTACCTGAAGGGGAACGGCGCCCTGCGCGGCAAGCTGCTGGACATCTCTGCCACCGGTTGCAAGTTGCGCTTCGAGGGTAATGTCGAAGACCGCCTGCAACTGGGCCAGGTGTACGAGCGCTTCAAGGCCAGCAACCCGCTGGGCCTGGTGGATACCATGGTCGAGCTGCGCCACCTGCACTATGAAGAGCGGATCAACACCACCTTCGCCGGCGTACGCTTCCACAACCTCAATGGCCAGGCACAGCGCAAGATCGAGAGTTTTGTCTACCAGTTGCAGCGTGAGGCGCGGCGGTTCGACAAAGACGATTATTGA
- a CDS encoding flagella synthesis protein FlgN yields MHDITLLQLIEDDIAPTQELLDLLQRESVALHGRDMAPLEGILARKQSLIVLLEQQGMRRNNLLTSLGLSANRAGVQALAAQSDNGELIMQQLNVLTQLMDACQKVNETNGRIIQVQQHVTANQIRILQGGEAPSLYDSRGTTSPLAKPRALSQV; encoded by the coding sequence ATGCACGACATCACTTTGCTGCAACTGATCGAAGACGACATCGCTCCGACCCAGGAACTGCTCGACCTCCTCCAGCGGGAGTCGGTGGCCCTGCACGGCCGCGACATGGCGCCGCTGGAGGGCATCCTGGCCCGCAAGCAGTCGCTGATCGTCCTGCTCGAGCAGCAAGGCATGCGCCGCAACAACCTGCTCACCAGCCTCGGCCTCAGCGCCAATCGCGCCGGGGTACAGGCATTGGCGGCGCAATCGGATAACGGCGAGCTGATCATGCAACAGCTCAATGTGCTGACCCAATTGATGGATGCGTGCCAGAAAGTCAACGAGACCAATGGCCGGATCATCCAGGTCCAGCAACACGTCACGGCCAACCAGATCAGAATTCTCCAGGGTGGCGAAGCACCTTCACTCTACGACAGCCGTGGCACCACGTCTCCACTTGCCAAGCCCCGGGCGCTCAGCCAAGTGTGA
- the flgM gene encoding flagellar biosynthesis anti-sigma factor FlgM — protein sequence MVIDFSRLNNSPSITGGVRGNATSGNAEKTGETQEAPKSASASGEAVHLSQEAQQLQNVSDKLRDQPVVNSARVAQLKQAIADGSYQVDAGRVASKLLDFEAQR from the coding sequence ATGGTCATCGACTTCAGTCGTTTGAATAACTCTCCGTCCATCACGGGCGGCGTTCGTGGCAATGCCACGTCTGGCAACGCCGAGAAAACCGGCGAAACCCAAGAAGCGCCAAAAAGCGCCAGCGCCAGCGGGGAAGCGGTACACCTCAGCCAAGAGGCCCAGCAGTTGCAAAACGTCAGCGACAAGCTGCGCGACCAGCCCGTGGTCAACAGTGCCCGCGTGGCGCAGTTGAAACAGGCGATCGCAGACGGCAGCTACCAGGTCGATGCCGGCCGGGTCGCCAGCAAACTGCTCGATTTCGAAGCCCAGCGCTGA
- the flgA gene encoding flagellar basal body P-ring formation chaperone FlgA — MYTKTTNFRRLTHLLSGTLAVLCLLAPGVRTLADAVTLPEQLIGVTQGFLEFSVEDYLATTQTPGRYEIQVNPLDPRLRMPLCSQQLDASLESPAQPLGRVTVRVRCDGSAPWTIFVPATVRLFRDVVVVTRPLKRDNVVGENDVALRERDVGTLPQGFLTNLDQAVGMKMLRPTVLDQVLTPQHLEQAEVVRKGDHVVITARSGPLSVRMPGEALAKGGQGEQIRVRNLNSQRVVKARVTGPGQVEVAM; from the coding sequence ATGTACACGAAAACGACAAATTTCCGACGACTGACACACCTGCTGAGCGGCACGCTCGCCGTGCTGTGCCTGCTGGCACCCGGCGTTCGCACGCTGGCGGACGCGGTTACCTTGCCTGAACAGCTTATCGGTGTCACCCAAGGGTTTCTTGAATTCAGCGTCGAGGACTACCTGGCCACCACCCAGACCCCTGGGCGCTACGAAATCCAGGTCAACCCGCTCGACCCGCGCCTGCGCATGCCGCTGTGCAGCCAACAGCTGGACGCCTCGCTGGAAAGCCCGGCGCAACCGCTGGGCCGTGTTACCGTGCGGGTGCGCTGCGACGGCAGCGCGCCGTGGACCATTTTCGTGCCGGCAACGGTCAGGCTGTTCCGTGACGTGGTGGTCGTGACCCGCCCGCTCAAGCGTGACAATGTCGTTGGCGAAAACGACGTAGCCCTGCGCGAGCGCGATGTCGGCACGCTGCCCCAAGGCTTTCTCACCAACCTCGACCAGGCGGTTGGCATGAAGATGCTGCGCCCGACAGTGCTCGACCAGGTCCTCACGCCGCAGCACCTGGAGCAAGCCGAAGTGGTGCGCAAAGGCGACCACGTGGTGATCACCGCACGCAGCGGCCCGTTGAGCGTGCGCATGCCGGGCGAAGCCTTGGCCAAGGGTGGCCAGGGCGAACAGATCCGGGTGCGCAACCTCAATTCGCAGCGGGTGGTGAAGGCCCGGGTCACCGGCCCAGGCCAGGTCGAGGTCGCCATGTAG
- a CDS encoding chemotaxis protein CheV yields MAGVMDSVNQRTQLVGQNRLELLLFRLNGAQLYGINVFKVREVLQCPELTVLPKSHPVVRGVANIRGATIPILDLSMATGLPGLQEETRNSFVIITEYNTKTQGFLVHSVERIVNMNWEEIHPPPKGTGRDHYLTAVTRVDNRMVEIIDVEKVLAEVAPSSESVSDGVVDAEVQDKATLLRVLTVDDSSVARKQVSRCLQTVGVEVVALNDGRQALDYLRKLVDEGKKPEEEFLMMISDIEMPEMDGYTLTAEIRSDPRMQKLHICLHTSLSGVFNQAMVKKVGADDFLAKFKPDDLAQRVVDRIKATH; encoded by the coding sequence ATGGCGGGGGTAATGGATTCAGTCAACCAGCGCACGCAGCTGGTTGGGCAGAATCGCCTGGAATTGCTGCTGTTCCGTCTCAACGGGGCGCAGCTTTACGGCATCAACGTGTTCAAGGTCCGCGAGGTGCTGCAGTGCCCGGAGCTGACCGTGCTGCCCAAGTCGCACCCGGTGGTGCGCGGCGTGGCCAACATTCGCGGGGCGACCATCCCGATCCTCGACCTGTCGATGGCGACCGGCCTGCCAGGGTTGCAGGAAGAAACGCGCAACAGTTTCGTGATCATCACCGAGTACAACACCAAGACCCAGGGTTTCCTGGTGCACTCGGTCGAGCGCATCGTCAACATGAACTGGGAAGAGATTCATCCGCCACCCAAGGGCACTGGCCGCGACCACTACCTGACTGCGGTCACCCGGGTCGACAACCGCATGGTCGAGATCATCGACGTGGAGAAGGTGCTGGCCGAAGTGGCGCCGTCGTCCGAGTCGGTGTCAGACGGCGTGGTCGATGCCGAGGTGCAGGACAAGGCTACGCTGCTGCGGGTGTTGACCGTCGATGATTCGTCGGTGGCACGCAAGCAGGTCAGCCGTTGCCTGCAGACGGTAGGTGTGGAGGTGGTGGCGCTCAACGATGGCCGTCAGGCACTGGACTACCTGCGCAAGCTGGTGGACGAGGGCAAGAAGCCGGAAGAAGAGTTCCTGATGATGATTTCCGACATTGAAATGCCGGAAATGGACGGCTATACGCTCACCGCGGAGATCCGCAGCGACCCGCGTATGCAAAAATTGCACATCTGCCTGCATACTTCGTTGTCCGGGGTATTCAACCAGGCGATGGTCAAGAAGGTCGGGGCCGATGATTTCCTGGCCAAGTTCAAGCCGGACGACCTGGCCCAGCGCGTGGTCGACCGGATCAAGGCAACGCATTGA
- the cheR gene encoding protein-glutamate O-methyltransferase CheR: MSTGNLEFEQFRVFLEKACGILLGENKQYLVSSRLNKLMEQQGIKSLGELVQRIQTQPRGGLREQVVDAMTTNETLWFRDTYPFEVLKNKVIPEFIRNNPGQRLRMWSAACSSGQEPYSISMAIDEFERSNLGQLKMGAQIVATDLSGSMLTNCKTGEYDSLAIARGLSQERLQRYFDTKGPGRWAVKPAIRSRVEFRSFNLLDSYASLGKFDIVFCRNVLIYFSAQVKKDILLRIHSTLKPGGYLFLGASEALNGLPDHYQMVQCSPGIIYQAK, from the coding sequence GTGTCTACGGGTAATTTGGAGTTCGAACAGTTCAGGGTATTCCTGGAAAAAGCCTGTGGCATCCTGCTGGGCGAGAATAAGCAGTACCTGGTTTCCAGCCGTCTCAACAAGCTGATGGAACAGCAGGGCATCAAGAGCCTGGGCGAGTTGGTGCAGCGCATCCAGACCCAGCCGCGGGGCGGCCTGCGCGAGCAGGTGGTGGATGCCATGACCACCAACGAGACCCTGTGGTTTCGCGATACCTACCCGTTCGAAGTGTTGAAGAACAAGGTCATCCCCGAGTTCATCAGGAACAACCCCGGCCAGCGCCTGCGCATGTGGTCGGCGGCTTGCTCGTCGGGGCAGGAGCCGTACTCGATCTCGATGGCCATCGACGAATTCGAGCGCAGCAACCTGGGCCAGCTGAAGATGGGTGCGCAGATCGTTGCCACCGACCTGTCCGGCTCGATGCTGACCAACTGCAAGACCGGTGAGTACGACAGCCTGGCGATTGCCCGTGGCCTGTCCCAGGAGCGCCTGCAGCGCTACTTCGACACCAAGGGGCCGGGGCGTTGGGCGGTCAAGCCGGCGATCCGCAGCCGCGTCGAGTTCCGCTCGTTCAACCTGCTCGACAGCTACGCGAGCCTGGGCAAGTTCGACATCGTGTTCTGCCGCAATGTGCTGATCTACTTCTCGGCGCAGGTGAAGAAGGACATCCTGTTGCGCATCCACAGCACCCTGAAGCCTGGGGGCTACCTGTTCCTCGGTGCCTCGGAGGCGCTGAATGGGTTGCCAGACCATTACCAGATGGTTCAGTGCAGCCCGGGGATCATTTACCAGGCGAAGTGA
- a CDS encoding GAD-like domain-containing protein — protein MDKIFAAFIEKFGTPIDRIEVPPSTIERYKDKLPAKLLEYWSEHGWGGYGQGIFWLVNPQEYEAVVSSWIDGTKLAEHDNYHLIARSAFGDLYLWGENSGFSLEITSVSSNYIFYRTDFSKEQLNNHLQGFILSRKVESNDFNDLFKPALSTLGPLKHDEMYGFFPALALGGSDSLKFLKKISAVEHLIFLAQLTDLEPYFFSEVPS, from the coding sequence ATGGATAAGATTTTTGCAGCATTTATCGAAAAATTCGGCACCCCTATTGATCGCATAGAGGTACCACCCTCCACGATAGAACGGTACAAAGACAAACTCCCTGCAAAACTCTTGGAATATTGGTCCGAACACGGCTGGGGGGGCTACGGCCAGGGAATTTTCTGGCTGGTTAACCCACAGGAATATGAGGCAGTGGTCTCATCCTGGATCGATGGCACCAAGCTAGCGGAACACGACAATTATCACCTAATTGCACGCAGCGCGTTTGGCGACTTGTATCTATGGGGGGAAAATAGCGGCTTTTCACTTGAAATCACAAGCGTCAGCTCCAACTACATTTTCTATAGAACAGACTTTTCAAAAGAACAGTTAAACAATCACCTTCAAGGTTTCATTCTCTCAAGAAAAGTTGAATCGAACGACTTCAACGACTTGTTCAAACCCGCGCTAAGCACACTTGGCCCGCTTAAACATGATGAAATGTATGGTTTTTTCCCTGCACTCGCACTTGGCGGATCCGACTCTCTCAAGTTCTTGAAAAAAATCAGTGCCGTTGAGCATTTGATTTTCCTTGCTCAACTGACTGACCTAGAGCCGTATTTTTTCTCAGAAGTACCGAGTTGA
- the flgB gene encoding flagellar basal body rod protein FlgB, whose product MSISFDKALGIHEKALGFRAQRAEVLANNIANADTPNYKARDMDFSSVLAAESQKQQSGRFAMDRTNSRHIEAEGLAMADDTLQYRVPTQPSIDQNTVDAQIEQSNYTENAIGFQASFTLLNSKFKGLVSALRGE is encoded by the coding sequence ATGAGCATCAGTTTCGACAAGGCGCTTGGCATTCACGAAAAGGCACTGGGCTTCCGCGCCCAGCGCGCCGAAGTGCTGGCCAACAACATCGCCAACGCCGACACGCCCAACTACAAGGCGCGTGACATGGACTTCTCTTCGGTGCTTGCCGCCGAGAGCCAAAAGCAGCAAAGCGGCCGCTTCGCCATGGATCGCACCAACAGCCGCCACATCGAAGCCGAAGGCCTGGCGATGGCTGACGACACCCTGCAGTACCGTGTGCCGACCCAGCCGTCGATCGACCAGAACACCGTGGACGCCCAGATCGAGCAATCGAACTACACGGAAAACGCCATCGGTTTCCAGGCCAGCTTCACCTTGCTCAACAGTAAATTCAAAGGGCTGGTTTCGGCCCTGCGCGGAGAGTAA
- the flgC gene encoding flagellar basal body rod protein FlgC, producing MSLSSVFNIAGSGMSAQNTRLNTVASNIANAETVSSSIDQTYRARHPVFATTFQNAQSGVSQSLFEDQGEAGQGVQVKGIVEDQSNLDARYEPNHPAANKDGYVYYPNVNVVEEMADMISASRAFQTNAELMNTAKNMMQKVLTLGQ from the coding sequence ATGTCCCTTTCCAGTGTTTTCAACATTGCCGGCAGCGGCATGAGCGCGCAGAACACCCGCCTCAATACCGTCGCCTCGAACATCGCCAACGCCGAGACCGTGTCGTCGAGCATCGACCAGACCTACCGTGCGCGCCACCCAGTGTTCGCCACCACTTTCCAGAATGCGCAGAGTGGCGTCAGCCAGTCGCTGTTCGAGGATCAGGGCGAGGCAGGGCAGGGTGTGCAGGTCAAGGGCATCGTCGAAGACCAGAGCAACCTTGACGCGCGCTACGAGCCGAATCATCCGGCGGCGAACAAGGACGGCTACGTCTATTACCCGAACGTCAACGTGGTCGAGGAGATGGCTGACATGATCTCCGCCAGCCGTGCGTTCCAGACCAACGCCGAGTTGATGAACACCGCCAAGAACATGATGCAGAAAGTACTGACCCTGGGTCAGTGA
- the flgD gene encoding flagellar hook assembly protein FlgD: MAIDTSSGVNLNDVLAASGVSTGTTKKTTTDTASQTGNSSLGKDAFLQLLVTQMQHQNPLDPQDNGEFVAQLAQFSSLEGITSLNESVTNITSAMASSQALQASSLVGRSVIVQNDKAVVDTADSFNGQFVVPQAIDGAKITVKDKDGNTVKTIEVGEQKAGYADFIWDGTNASGEKVDPGTYTFTASTTVDGKSVQMNTLLPAKVTSVSFNTTGEMVLNLAGVGKVSLSDVQTIGI; this comes from the coding sequence ATGGCCATCGATACCTCCAGTGGTGTAAACCTCAACGACGTCCTCGCGGCGTCCGGTGTCAGCACCGGTACCACCAAGAAGACCACCACCGATACCGCCTCGCAGACCGGCAACAGCTCGCTGGGCAAGGATGCATTCCTGCAGCTGCTGGTCACCCAGATGCAGCACCAGAACCCGCTCGATCCGCAGGACAACGGCGAGTTCGTGGCCCAGTTGGCCCAGTTCAGCAGCCTTGAAGGCATTACCTCGCTGAACGAGTCGGTCACCAACATCACCAGTGCCATGGCTTCGTCCCAGGCGCTGCAGGCCTCGTCGCTGGTCGGTCGCTCGGTGATCGTGCAGAACGACAAGGCAGTGGTCGATACCGCCGACAGCTTCAATGGCCAGTTCGTCGTGCCGCAGGCCATTGACGGGGCGAAGATCACCGTCAAGGACAAGGACGGCAACACCGTCAAGACCATTGAAGTGGGCGAGCAGAAGGCCGGCTATGCCGACTTCATCTGGGATGGCACCAATGCGAGCGGCGAGAAGGTCGACCCGGGCACCTACACCTTCACCGCCAGCACCACGGTGGACGGCAAGTCGGTGCAGATGAACACCCTGCTGCCGGCCAAGGTCACCAGTGTCAGCTTCAACACCACGGGCGAGATGGTGCTCAACCTCGCCGGGGTCGGCAAGGTTTCCCTGTCCGACGTACAAACCATCGGTATCTAA
- the flgE gene encoding flagellar hook protein FlgE, producing MSFNIGLSGLYAANKQLDVTGNNIANVNTTGFKSSRAEFADVYAGANRLGVGKNQVGNGVRLAAVSQQFTQGDVNNTGNVLDMGIQGQGYFVLSDNGSMVYTRAGAFQTSKDNYVVTSDGLRLQGYAADANGNIKKGVLTDLQIDTSALQPKATSLIDQGINLNSSATSIPLPSTPPVAGEIVFDPTDDTSYTKSFSTKIYDSQGNEHTMEQFYRKTDTNQWTMYTLVDGRNPMDPSSTTPLTGAISFNSDGSVASMTTDTTGLPTGAEWSVTNNTFTLKGWIPATQDASGNWIANGSTESTDGLRLSMNSTTSYNTETARMSQSQDGYATGILSSLSIDSTGVMFASFSNQQSRAIGQVALASFANDQGLQQIGGTRWTETYSSGIPGIDAPKTGTLGSVESNSLENSNVNLTQELVELIKAQSNYQANAKTISTESTIMQTIIQMT from the coding sequence ATGTCTTTCAATATCGGCCTTAGCGGTCTGTACGCAGCCAACAAGCAACTGGACGTTACCGGCAACAACATCGCCAACGTCAACACCACCGGCTTCAAATCGTCGCGTGCCGAGTTCGCCGACGTCTACGCCGGCGCCAACCGTCTGGGCGTGGGCAAGAACCAGGTCGGCAACGGCGTGCGCCTGGCTGCGGTTTCCCAGCAGTTCACCCAGGGTGACGTGAACAACACCGGCAACGTTCTGGACATGGGTATCCAGGGTCAGGGTTACTTCGTGCTGTCTGACAATGGCTCGATGGTCTACACCCGTGCCGGTGCCTTCCAGACCAGCAAGGACAACTACGTCGTTACCTCCGATGGCCTGCGCCTGCAAGGCTATGCCGCCGATGCCAACGGCAACATCAAGAAGGGTGTTCTGACCGACCTGCAGATCGATACCTCGGCACTGCAGCCCAAGGCTACCAGTCTGATCGACCAGGGCATCAACCTTAACTCATCGGCCACCTCGATCCCGCTGCCGTCTACTCCGCCCGTAGCGGGTGAAATCGTCTTCGATCCGACTGACGATACCTCGTACACCAAGTCGTTCTCGACCAAGATCTACGACAGCCAGGGTAACGAGCACACCATGGAGCAGTTCTATCGCAAGACCGATACGAACCAGTGGACCATGTACACCCTGGTCGACGGCCGCAACCCGATGGATCCCTCCAGCACTACCCCGTTGACGGGTGCGATCAGCTTCAACAGCGACGGCAGCGTGGCTTCGATGACCACTGATACCACAGGCCTGCCCACCGGTGCCGAGTGGAGCGTGACCAACAACACCTTCACCCTCAAAGGCTGGATCCCGGCGACCCAGGATGCCAGCGGCAATTGGATCGCCAATGGTTCCACCGAGAGCACCGACGGTCTGCGCCTGTCGATGAACAGCACTACCTCGTACAACACCGAGACTGCGCGCATGTCTCAGTCCCAGGATGGTTATGCCACCGGCATCCTGTCGAGTCTGAGCATCGACTCCACGGGTGTGATGTTCGCCAGCTTCAGCAACCAGCAGTCGCGAGCGATCGGTCAGGTGGCGCTGGCCAGCTTCGCCAACGACCAGGGCCTGCAGCAGATCGGTGGTACCCGCTGGACCGAGACTTACTCCTCGGGCATTCCGGGTATCGATGCGCCGAAGACTGGTACCTTGGGAAGCGTTGAATCCAACTCGCTGGAAAACTCCAACGTCAACCTGACCCAGGAGCTGGTCGAGCTGATCAAGGCGCAAAGCAACTACCAGGCGAACGCCAAGACCATCTCCACCGAAAGCACCATCATGCAGACCATCATCCAGATGACCTGA